A segment of the Luteolibacter sp. Y139 genome:
GGACGAGTTCCGTGCGCTTGGTCTGTACCGCTTGAACCAGCAAGTTGGGATCGGCAGTTGAGGCCCCGGCTTTGATCAGCCACCGTGTGGCCGCGAGATGACTCTCCTCGATCGCGACTCCCAGCGGTGTAGTCCCCTTCGGAATGAGATCGGATCTTCCCCCTCCTGGCTGCGAAGTGCCCATGGCGGCCATGTTCGCAGGCTTTGGCTCCGCCGGCTCCTGGGCGGTCGTCGGGGCATCCAGTACCGCTCCCTTCTCGACGAGCGCTGCCAGGATCGCCTCGCGCTGTTCTTCCGGGACGAGATAACTCCGGCGGGCTGCCGAATGAAGCGCCGTGTAACCGGTTGCCGGGGAAGCCACCTTGGGATCGGCACCGCGCTCTAACAAGAGCCGCGTGATCTCCAGACTGCACACGACCGCATCGTGGAGCGGCGTGCCCATGGGATGACCGGGCATCACATCATTCTCAAACGTCAGCCGCTCCTCCATGCGGGCGGCCAGACAATTCGGATCCGCCTTGTGATCCAGCAGCATCTCGCACATGGCCACGTCCCGCTTTCGCACGGCCACGTGCAGTGGAGTCATAAACGCCTTGGTCTGCGAGGGAGGTCGTACGCTCTCGCTGATCTGGTAATAGCCCTGTTGAGTCGGACCGGGATTCGGATTCACCCCATGATCCAGGAGTAGCCGGACGACATCGTGGAACTCCAGGGTGACAGCCAGGAAAAGCGCGCCGTCTTCCCCCCGGGTTTCCTTGAATGGATAGTCCATCAGCAGGGAAATGGTCCGGAGGTTACCGGTCTTCACCGCTTCTTCCAGCAGCTTCCATGGTTCGCAGGCCGCCCCGGCCTTGAGCAGGAACTCGATCGCCTTGAGGTGACCCGCTTTCACCGTGGCCATCAGGAGTTCCGGGTCCTTCAGCTTGTCGGGGCTGGACTCCACCTGCTGCTGGAGCCGGCGAAGCTCGCGGGCTTCGTCATCTTCTGGCTGGGCTTCAGCGGGAGCGGCCTCGGCGCCGAGCGCCGTCAGGTTTTCCCGGGCGAGTTTCGTTTCCACGGCCGCCTCGGGAAAGCGGGCGAGCAGTTTCTGATAGAGCGCGATCGCCTCGTCCTTCCGGTCCTGCTTCCGGCGGACTTCGGCCAGGCGGAACAGCGCGCTCGCGGCGAACGCGCGCTGGGCATCGTGCTGCGAGAGCAGCGCTTCATACTGCTTCGCCGCAGCATCGGGGTCACGGGTGACTTCCTCGGTGTAGAGCGCGTCGCGGAGAAGTTCGCGGAGATCCTTCTCGTCCTCCGCGGAAAGCGGCGAGAGCGGAAGCAGCAGGGACAGGAGCACGAGGCCGGTGCGGCGGATGGAGTTTCGTGTCATGGCGTGAAGATGGCAGCTTCCGGTGTCCGGTTTGTCATGGAATGGTCATGAGTGCAAGGGAGCTAAAACGTAGGCGCGTTCGTGAGAACGCGGAAGGAAGGGTGAAGTCCGCTCTGCTCGCAGCTCCCCGCGCTGTCACCAGCGCGCCTACGAAAACCACCGCGAGCAAAATACGCGCAGCCTCGCACGTCCCGCGGTTAGATCGCAGGCCCCACATCGGACAAGTTCGTGGCGTTCCCAATGAACGCATCATGAAAGCCGCTACCTTACTCTCCCTGTCCGCCCTGCTCGGTACCGCCATGGCCGGAACCTTCATCACACAAACCACGCCAGTCGCCACTACCGGCTTCGAAAACGCCCGCCGGCCGATCAGCAATCCGACGCTCTTCGACCTCGCCCTGCCCACCACGAACCTGCACCCGATCTTCATGTATCAGAACCTGCCGGAATCGGTGAATACCACCGCCGGTCCTCTGCCCATGGGCGGCGACGTGCAGGTCTATGCGCTCCAATTCGAAGTCGCGCTGAATGACCGGCTCTCCGTCGTGGCAACCAAGGACGGCTACGTGGACATCAATCCCAAGACCGAGCCGCTGTGGGGAAACGAGTCCGGCTTCGCGAACATCGCCGCCGGCCTGAAGTATGCCTTCATCTACGATCCAGCTAGTAGCACCGCCGTGAGCGGGACCATGACCTTCGAATTCCCCACCGGGAATCACGACGTCTTCCAGGGAGAAGGCGATGGCGCGGCCAACCTGATCGCCTCCGGCCTAAAGCTGTGGGATAATTTCCAGCTCGCCGGTGCCGCGGGCGTTCACCTGCCCTTCGACGGGCAGATGGCGACCACCTCATTCCTCAGCGCCCATGCCAGCTACGAGGTGAATCGTTGGTTCATCCCACTGGTAGAGTTGAACTGGCACCACCTGCTTGATGCCGGCAATGGCCGTCCGAATTTCTTCGACCAAGCCGGCGGCGGCGTGCCGGTGGTGGCGGCTTTCGAGGGCTACGACCTGCTGAACTTCGGCGCCTCAAATGCTACCCATAATCGCGACCTTGTGACCGCTGCGGTCGGCTTCCGCTCACGACTGACGGACGCCATCGACCTCGGCTTCGCCTACGAGCTGCCGCTCACCAACAAGGAGGACAGCGTCATGGACGACCGCTTCACGGTGGACTTGGTCTGGACATTCTAACGGGACAGTCGGCTCGGCCGCCGGGTATCCGCGCATCGGTGCCCGGCGGCTTTCCTCTTCCTCAGAACTGGAAGTAAATGAACTCGCTCAGCTGATCGAAGTCCCGGCCCACGGCATAGAGGAGCGCCAGCGTGAAAAGCAGCCACAGCCAGGTCGGCCGCCACTGCCACCAGCGGTGCGGGCCGGTGCGGGTTCCTGTGGCTTCCTCGATATCGAGTGCAGGCCGGTAGCGCCGCAAGAACTGCTGCGTATTCGGCAACACCCACACGACCAGCAATCCGGTGATGACCGGCACCATCGCGCGCTTTCCTTTCACCACCACCACCGCATCCGGCGGCCAACCGTCGAAGCCATTGAACCCGAACATCGAGGCGAGCATGCGGGTGGCACTCTCGAAGTGATGGGCGCGGAAGAAGACCCACCCGATGATCACCGCGATGAAGGTCAGGCCGATCGCCAGCGGCTTCGGCAAAGCGCGCCACGCCATCTTCTTCCGGAAACCGAACCACGCGTGATTGATGCAGAGGTAGAGGCCGTGCAGCGCGCCCCACACGATGAAGGTCCAGCCAGCTCCGTGCCACAGGCCGCCTAACAGCATCGTGACGAATAGGTTCACATACCGGCGCGCCGGCCCCTTGCGATTGCCGCCGAGCGGGATGTAGAGGTAGTCGCGCAGGAACCGGGACAGCGTCATGTGCCAGCGCCGCCAGAAATCGACCACCGAGACCGCCTTGTAGGGCGAGTGGAAATTCAGCGGGAAGCGGATGCCGAACATCCGTGCCGCCCCAAGCGCCATGTCAGAGTAACCGGAGAAGTCGAAGTAAAGCTGCAGCGTGTAGGTCACTGCACCCGCCCAGGCCTCGAGCATCGTCGGCGCACGACCATGCGCCGCGGCGAGGTCGAAGATCGGGGTGGAGGTGCGGGCCGCGTAGTCGGCGAGCACCACCTTTTTGAAGAGACCCAGCGCCAGCATGGTCGCACCGACAGCGAAGTCCTGCGACCTCAG
Coding sequences within it:
- a CDS encoding transporter; the protein is MKAATLLSLSALLGTAMAGTFITQTTPVATTGFENARRPISNPTLFDLALPTTNLHPIFMYQNLPESVNTTAGPLPMGGDVQVYALQFEVALNDRLSVVATKDGYVDINPKTEPLWGNESGFANIAAGLKYAFIYDPASSTAVSGTMTFEFPTGNHDVFQGEGDGAANLIASGLKLWDNFQLAGAAGVHLPFDGQMATTSFLSAHASYEVNRWFIPLVELNWHHLLDAGNGRPNFFDQAGGGVPVVAAFEGYDLLNFGASNATHNRDLVTAAVGFRSRLTDAIDLGFAYELPLTNKEDSVMDDRFTVDLVWTF
- a CDS encoding MBOAT family O-acyltransferase codes for the protein MLFNSYFFLFIFLPVVLLGYHLLRKAPARLSLAWLVLASLFFYGIWNPDPDQPWSPKYLGLILGSCVFNYYLGRRLSALKFSRPGKLLLTGGVTANLALLGYYKYAGFLGGILHDTTGWPAAIPVIVLPLAISFFTFLQIAYLVDAYRGETEEYHFTDYLLFVTFFPHLIAGPLIHHREMMPQFERNKDRGLRSQDFAVGATMLALGLFKKVVLADYAARTSTPIFDLAAAHGRAPTMLEAWAGAVTYTLQLYFDFSGYSDMALGAARMFGIRFPLNFHSPYKAVSVVDFWRRWHMTLSRFLRDYLYIPLGGNRKGPARRYVNLFVTMLLGGLWHGAGWTFIVWGALHGLYLCINHAWFGFRKKMAWRALPKPLAIGLTFIAVIIGWVFFRAHHFESATRMLASMFGFNGFDGWPPDAVVVVKGKRAMVPVITGLLVVWVLPNTQQFLRRYRPALDIEEATGTRTGPHRWWQWRPTWLWLLFTLALLYAVGRDFDQLSEFIYFQF